A stretch of Candidatus Rokuibacteriota bacterium DNA encodes these proteins:
- a CDS encoding DUF1343 domain-containing protein gives MTPVRSGLDVLCRRLPSLLRGRRVGLLCHQASVTRELEHAAHVIGGLRRVRLRALFAPEHGLTGAAQDHAAVRTEQTARDGIAVHSLYGRRRAPEPRMLAGLDALVVDLQDVGARYYTFVWTMTLAMQACADAGVPVIVLDRPNPLGGERMEGNLSDARFASFVGLYPLPARHGMTIAELASYLNETHALGCDLTVVPMQGWRRAMRWEETGLPWVAPSPNMPAPDTARVYPGGCLLEGTNLSEGRGTTRPFELCGAPFLDGPRLARALERRGLPGARFRAAAFEPAFHKWRGRRCGGVQLHVTDAERLRPFATYLALIMEARRQAPRHFRWRRPPYEFERRRLPFDLLCGGDGIRRAIERGMPLRRLEASWRQGLARFARARRPYLLYP, from the coding sequence GTGACGCCCGTCCGCTCCGGCCTCGACGTGCTCTGCCGCCGCCTCCCGTCGCTTCTCCGCGGCCGCCGCGTGGGGCTGCTCTGCCATCAGGCCTCGGTGACGCGCGAGCTCGAGCACGCGGCTCATGTGATCGGCGGGCTGCGCCGCGTGCGGCTGCGCGCGCTCTTCGCGCCGGAGCACGGTCTCACGGGGGCGGCGCAGGACCATGCCGCGGTGAGGACGGAGCAGACGGCGCGCGACGGGATCGCCGTGCACAGCCTCTACGGCCGGCGGCGGGCGCCCGAGCCGCGCATGCTCGCCGGCCTCGACGCCCTCGTGGTGGATCTCCAGGATGTGGGCGCGCGCTACTACACGTTCGTCTGGACCATGACGCTGGCCATGCAGGCCTGCGCGGACGCTGGCGTGCCCGTGATCGTGCTGGACCGGCCCAACCCGCTGGGCGGCGAGCGGATGGAGGGCAATCTCTCCGACGCGCGCTTCGCCTCCTTCGTCGGCCTCTACCCGCTCCCCGCGCGCCATGGCATGACCATCGCCGAGCTGGCCTCGTACCTGAACGAGACGCACGCCCTCGGCTGCGACCTCACCGTGGTGCCGATGCAGGGCTGGCGGCGCGCCATGCGCTGGGAGGAGACGGGGCTTCCCTGGGTCGCGCCCTCGCCCAACATGCCGGCGCCTGACACCGCCCGCGTCTATCCGGGCGGCTGCCTCCTCGAGGGCACCAATCTCTCCGAGGGGCGGGGGACGACGCGCCCCTTCGAGCTGTGCGGGGCGCCCTTCCTGGACGGCCCGCGGCTCGCGCGGGCGCTCGAGCGTCGCGGCCTGCCCGGGGCGCGCTTCCGCGCTGCCGCCTTCGAGCCCGCCTTCCACAAGTGGCGGGGCCGGCGCTGCGGGGGCGTGCAGCTGCACGTCACGGACGCCGAGCGCCTCCGCCCCTTCGCGACCTATCTCGCGCTGATCATGGAAGCGCGCCGCCAGGCCCCCCGCCACTTCCGCTGGCGGCGGCCACCCTACGAGTTCGAGCGCCGGCGCCTGCCATTCGATCTCCTCTGTGGAGGTGACGGGATCCGGCGCGCCATCGAGCGCGGGATGCCGCTCCGTCGGCTCGAGGCCTCCTGGCGTCAGGGTCTCGCCCGCTTCGCGCGCGCCCGGCGCCCGTACCTGCTCTACCCGTGA
- a CDS encoding cation transporter, with protein MQDLTPSSIMTGMGAVYEPPADDARIRLRAGLISLVVSVGLLAAKYEAYRLTGSTAILSDALESIVNVVAAVFALGGLYFAAHPADRNHPYGHGKIEFFSAAFEGGLIAFAAVLIIYEVVLSLVSGAEVRRLDAGVLIIAATSVVNLVLGLFLVRTGRRHQSLTLVADGQHVLSDAWTSAGVVGGLLLVRLTGLAWLDPIVAAVVALNLLWTGYRLVRHSAGGLLDEEDTEMLDRLLQVLRSHVGQGVIRVHHLRAIRAGRFHHVDAHLVVPEFWPVDRAHDMAESLAEQVIAQLGVEGEIVFHTDPCHRIYCAMCDLEECGVRREPFRDRPLLTLDEAVQPDTPHPSIA; from the coding sequence ATGCAAGACCTGACCCCCTCTAGTATCATGACGGGCATGGGCGCCGTGTACGAGCCGCCCGCCGACGACGCGCGGATCCGCCTGCGGGCGGGCCTGATCTCGCTCGTCGTGTCCGTGGGGCTCCTCGCCGCCAAGTACGAAGCCTACCGGCTCACCGGGTCCACCGCGATCCTGTCGGATGCGCTGGAGTCCATCGTCAATGTCGTGGCGGCCGTCTTCGCGCTGGGGGGGCTCTACTTCGCCGCTCATCCGGCCGACCGCAACCACCCCTATGGGCACGGCAAGATCGAGTTCTTCTCTGCGGCCTTCGAGGGCGGCCTCATCGCCTTCGCCGCCGTCCTCATCATCTACGAGGTGGTGCTGAGCCTCGTGAGCGGCGCCGAGGTCCGGAGGCTCGACGCAGGGGTGCTCATCATCGCGGCCACCAGCGTCGTCAACCTGGTCCTCGGCCTCTTCCTCGTGCGCACGGGCCGGCGCCACCAGTCGCTGACCCTCGTGGCGGACGGCCAGCACGTGCTCTCCGACGCGTGGACCAGCGCGGGCGTCGTCGGGGGCCTCCTCCTCGTCCGGCTGACGGGGCTCGCGTGGCTCGATCCGATCGTGGCCGCCGTGGTGGCGCTCAATCTGCTGTGGACCGGCTATCGCCTGGTCCGCCACTCGGCGGGCGGCCTCCTCGACGAGGAGGACACGGAGATGCTGGACCGGCTGCTGCAGGTGCTGCGCTCTCACGTCGGCCAGGGCGTGATCCGCGTCCACCATCTCCGCGCCATCCGCGCGGGACGCTTCCACCACGTGGACGCCCATCTCGTGGTGCCGGAGTTCTGGCCCGTGGACAGGGCCCACGACATGGCCGAGTCGCTGGCGGAGCAGGTGATCGCGCAGCTCGGCGTGGAGGGGGAGATCGTCTTCCATACCGACCCCTGCCACCGCATCTACTGCGCCATGTGCGACCTCGAGGAGTGCGGCGTCCGCCGTGAGCCCTTCCGGGACCGGCCGCTCCTCACCCTGGACGAGGCGGTCCAGCCCGATACGCCGCATCCGTCCATCGCCTGA
- a CDS encoding acyl-CoA dehydrogenase family protein codes for MDFDFTPGQQAFRREVRAWLAANVPADLKGRGFASSRADREHVDRLRAWQRTLHEAGYVGVDWPAEYGGRGASIMEQVILYEEMARAQSPQPVNRGGLSVLGPTLMTHGTPAQRARHLDKILTAEEIWCQGFSEPEAGSDLANLKTHAVLEGDHYVVTGQKVWTSMAHVSEWGFFLVRTDPTAPKHKGITFLLIDMRSPGISIRPLRQITGEAEFNEVFLEGVRVPVTNVVGRVNEGWGVALTTLAYERDVLTMIRHISLRTALERLMALARRTRKDGGMAAHDPVVRQKVAGLVIGERVLQLNGYRSLTRILKGAAPGPEGSTSKLFWSQVDQDLAEVATEVIGPYAQLEGPSPWAPDEGQWAFYAVLARGSGIRAGTSEILRNILGERVLGLPKD; via the coding sequence ATGGACTTCGACTTCACCCCCGGGCAGCAGGCCTTCCGCCGCGAGGTGCGGGCGTGGCTCGCGGCCAATGTCCCGGCCGACCTCAAGGGACGCGGCTTCGCCTCCTCGCGCGCGGACCGCGAGCACGTGGACCGGCTCCGGGCCTGGCAGCGCACGCTCCACGAGGCGGGATACGTCGGCGTCGACTGGCCGGCCGAGTACGGCGGCCGCGGCGCCTCGATCATGGAGCAGGTGATCCTCTACGAGGAGATGGCACGGGCCCAGAGCCCGCAGCCGGTGAACCGCGGCGGGCTCTCCGTGCTGGGCCCGACGCTGATGACCCACGGGACGCCGGCCCAGCGGGCGCGCCACCTGGACAAGATCCTCACCGCCGAGGAGATCTGGTGCCAGGGCTTCTCGGAGCCGGAGGCCGGCAGCGACCTCGCCAATCTCAAGACGCACGCGGTGCTCGAGGGGGACCACTACGTCGTCACGGGCCAGAAGGTGTGGACGAGCATGGCGCACGTGTCGGAGTGGGGCTTCTTCCTCGTCCGCACCGATCCCACGGCGCCGAAGCACAAGGGGATCACCTTCCTCCTCATCGACATGAGGAGCCCCGGGATCAGCATCCGGCCGCTGCGCCAGATCACGGGCGAGGCGGAGTTCAACGAGGTGTTCCTGGAGGGTGTCCGGGTGCCCGTCACCAACGTCGTGGGCCGGGTCAACGAGGGCTGGGGCGTGGCGCTCACCACGCTCGCCTACGAGCGCGACGTGCTGACCATGATCCGGCACATCAGCCTGCGCACGGCCCTGGAGCGGCTGATGGCCCTCGCCAGGCGCACGCGGAAGGACGGAGGCATGGCAGCGCACGACCCCGTGGTGCGCCAGAAGGTTGCAGGCCTCGTCATCGGCGAGCGGGTGCTCCAGCTCAACGGCTACCGGAGCCTCACCCGCATCCTCAAGGGCGCGGCCCCCGGCCCCGAAGGGTCCACCTCGAAGCTCTTCTGGAGCCAGGTGGACCAGGACCTGGCGGAGGTCGCCACGGAGGTGATCGGCCCCTACGCGCAGCTGGAGGGCCCGAGTCCCTGGGCGCCGGACGAGGGGCAGTGGGCCTTCTACGCGGTCCTGGCCCGCGGCAGCGGCATCCGCGCAGGCACCTCCGAGATCCTGCGCAACATCCTCGGCGAGCGCGTCCTCGGCCTGCCCAAGGATTGA
- the nagZ gene encoding beta-N-acetylhexosaminidase — protein sequence MTGVPAMPLEALVGRRLVFGLPGPDLTDADVRLFDETQAGGLILYRRNFETPERLRALIGGLEEGLGRRLLIATDHEGGRIIMLNRGVTIFPDSLAVAAAGEPAHAERQGLIEARELRRLGVDVNFAPVLDVLTERYSPNIGIRSYGKDPGVVARFGVARIRGLQRAGLSACAKHFPGKGHAPVDAHVGLPVIDSDWETMERHHLPPFLAAIEVGVDCIMTSHPLYPRLDPAPQTPATFSRRIVEEHLRGDLGYQGVIVSDDLEMGAIGELCPVGEAAMRAAAAGHDLLLVCHSETAQRQAHAALVEAYRSGALPRAGLEASGARIDALVARRAARCEGGSPRAERDGETRARAMATRAVTLVAPPPAGWRQRLNGAVVAVFPRLSSLADRITVEPAMQEEAAYVRRVMSPHGIEPDVHVVGVEPGEGEIARAAAAAREASATIVCLYDAHLYPSNLTLLEALQQTAPALGVVLMRDPWDAEYLAPGVAAVTCYGWRACQLEACLARLLA from the coding sequence GTGACGGGCGTTCCGGCCATGCCCCTCGAGGCGCTCGTGGGCCGCAGGCTCGTCTTCGGGCTGCCGGGCCCCGATCTTACCGACGCCGACGTCCGCCTCTTCGACGAGACGCAGGCGGGCGGGCTCATCCTCTACCGGCGCAACTTCGAGACCCCCGAGCGGCTCCGCGCCCTCATCGGCGGGCTGGAAGAGGGCCTGGGGCGCCGGCTGCTGATCGCCACTGATCACGAGGGCGGCCGCATCATCATGCTCAACCGCGGCGTCACGATCTTCCCCGACAGCCTGGCCGTGGCGGCGGCAGGCGAGCCGGCCCACGCCGAGCGCCAGGGGCTCATCGAGGCGCGCGAGCTCAGGCGCCTCGGCGTGGACGTCAACTTCGCCCCGGTGCTCGATGTCCTCACCGAGCGCTACAGCCCGAACATCGGCATCCGCTCCTACGGCAAGGACCCTGGCGTCGTGGCGCGCTTCGGCGTGGCGCGCATCCGCGGGCTGCAACGGGCGGGGCTCTCGGCGTGCGCCAAGCACTTCCCCGGCAAGGGACATGCGCCGGTGGATGCCCACGTCGGCCTGCCCGTCATCGACTCGGACTGGGAAACGATGGAGCGTCATCATCTTCCGCCTTTCCTGGCCGCCATCGAGGTGGGCGTGGACTGCATCATGACCTCGCACCCACTCTACCCGCGCCTCGACCCCGCGCCGCAGACGCCGGCCACCTTCTCGCGGCGCATCGTGGAGGAGCACCTGCGGGGCGATCTGGGCTATCAGGGCGTGATCGTCTCGGATGACCTCGAGATGGGGGCGATCGGCGAGCTGTGCCCCGTGGGCGAGGCGGCCATGCGCGCCGCGGCGGCCGGCCACGACCTGCTGCTCGTCTGCCACAGCGAGACCGCGCAGCGCCAGGCCCATGCCGCGCTCGTCGAGGCGTATCGCTCGGGGGCGCTCCCGCGGGCGGGGCTCGAGGCGAGCGGCGCCAGGATCGACGCGCTCGTGGCCAGGCGCGCAGCCCGCTGCGAGGGCGGGTCACCCCGCGCCGAGCGCGACGGCGAGACGCGGGCCCGCGCAATGGCCACCCGCGCCGTCACGCTCGTCGCCCCGCCGCCCGCCGGCTGGCGCCAGCGGCTCAACGGCGCGGTGGTGGCGGTGTTCCCGCGGCTCTCCTCGCTGGCCGACCGGATCACCGTCGAGCCGGCCATGCAGGAGGAAGCGGCCTACGTGCGCCGCGTGATGTCGCCCCACGGGATCGAGCCGGACGTGCACGTGGTGGGCGTCGAGCCAGGTGAGGGCGAGATCGCGCGCGCCGCAGCCGCGGCGCGCGAGGCGAGCGCGACGATCGTCTGCCTCTACGACGCCCATCTCTACCCGTCGAACCTCACGCTGCTCGAGGCGCTCCAGCAGACGGCGCCTGCGCTGGGCGTCGTGCTGATGCGTGATCCCTGGGACGCCGAGTACCTCGCCCCCGGCGTCGCCGCTGTCACCTGCTACGGCTGGCGAGCCTGCCAGCTCGAGGCCTGTCTCGCCCGCCTCCTCGCCTGA
- a CDS encoding formate/nitrite transporter family protein, producing the protein MGLLIAAFDPGFALSRGLEPQAAALSVAGFLWRNLLPVTLGNVIGGVVMVGAGYWFVYLRPRAGR; encoded by the coding sequence GTGGGGCTCCTCATCGCGGCCTTCGACCCGGGCTTCGCCTTGTCGAGGGGGCTCGAGCCGCAGGCCGCGGCGCTCAGCGTGGCGGGCTTCCTCTGGCGGAACCTGCTCCCGGTGACCCTCGGGAATGTCATCGGCGGCGTGGTCATGGTGGGCGCGGGGTACTGGTTCGTGTACCTGCGGCCGCGTGCCGGGCGGTGA
- a CDS encoding enoyl-CoA hydratase → MSTQTDELLYDVKDRIATLTLNRPEKMNAFTGPMIQRWAWALGEAQQDPEVSVVVVTGAGKAVCAGGDVARMDEGEPTALDHKNMLWEHVHRIPKALEAMDKPVIAMVNGVAVGAGMGMALMCDVRIASETARFSTGYVKVGLVPGDGDTYFLPRLVGGAKALELLWTADFIEAAEAERLGIVNRVVPPALLAEETYHLARRIAEGPQVPIRMIKRLVYQSLRLDLRTHLDLVSSHMAVVRETADHREGVQAFKEKRPPRFTGR, encoded by the coding sequence ATGTCGACCCAGACGGACGAGCTGCTCTATGACGTCAAGGACCGGATCGCCACGCTCACGCTGAACCGACCCGAGAAGATGAACGCCTTCACGGGCCCGATGATCCAGCGCTGGGCCTGGGCGCTCGGAGAGGCGCAGCAGGACCCCGAGGTCAGCGTGGTGGTGGTGACCGGGGCGGGCAAGGCCGTCTGCGCCGGCGGCGACGTCGCGCGCATGGACGAGGGGGAGCCGACGGCGCTGGACCACAAGAACATGCTGTGGGAGCACGTCCACCGGATCCCGAAGGCGCTCGAGGCCATGGACAAGCCGGTCATCGCCATGGTCAACGGCGTGGCGGTGGGCGCTGGCATGGGGATGGCGCTCATGTGCGACGTGCGCATCGCCTCGGAGACGGCACGCTTCTCCACCGGCTACGTGAAGGTGGGGCTGGTGCCCGGGGACGGCGACACGTACTTCCTGCCACGGCTCGTGGGCGGCGCCAAGGCGCTGGAGCTCCTGTGGACGGCGGACTTCATCGAGGCCGCCGAGGCCGAGCGGCTCGGCATCGTGAACCGCGTCGTCCCCCCCGCGCTCCTCGCCGAGGAGACCTATCACCTGGCGCGGCGCATCGCCGAGGGGCCGCAGGTGCCCATCCGCATGATCAAGCGGCTCGTCTACCAGTCGCTGCGACTCGACCTGCGCACCCACCTGGACCTGGTGTCCTCGCACATGGCCGTGGTGCGTGAGACCGCCGACCACCGGGAAGGCGTGCAGGCCTTCAAGGAGAAGCGCCCGCCCCGCTTCACCGGCCGGTAG
- a CDS encoding MFS transporter, with product MTPLVLLFTVSFVIAVDNRIIAPLLPSISMSLEATPGAAGLAMATYALAYGAAPLLYGPLSDRQGRVAVVRVAALLFCVCTAAAGLAASVPQFALIRLLTGAFASAAIPLTLTYIGDRFAYGERQTAIGRLAATTSSAQALSASVGGIVAHFVSWRVMFVGYGALTLVPALLMFRLDPARPETPPEAHDSAVRFVDLLMDRRAVAVYLVVSAEAFFLWGGYSYLGAFAARRHGFDQLQVGLVLALFGLGTMIGGLLVPRLQRVLSENALVRAGGLTMGAGFAALIPRWPWPVYACAMLALGLGYMALHTTLQLRGTEIAPAARGKAFSLFALFLFSGSALGTALFGRLTDAGRDDLLWGLCAGGLALVGLLAARPLAGARP from the coding sequence GTGACGCCGCTGGTCCTGCTGTTCACGGTCTCGTTCGTGATCGCGGTGGACAACCGGATCATCGCCCCGCTGCTCCCGTCCATCTCGATGTCGCTGGAAGCCACCCCGGGGGCGGCGGGACTGGCCATGGCCACCTACGCGCTGGCCTATGGGGCGGCCCCCCTCCTCTACGGGCCGCTCTCCGACCGCCAGGGACGCGTGGCCGTGGTCCGGGTGGCGGCGCTCCTCTTCTGCGTCTGCACGGCCGCCGCCGGGCTCGCGGCCAGCGTGCCGCAGTTCGCGCTGATCCGCCTGCTGACCGGCGCCTTCGCCTCGGCGGCGATCCCGCTCACGCTGACCTATATCGGGGACCGCTTCGCCTACGGCGAGCGCCAGACGGCCATCGGCCGTCTGGCGGCGACGACCTCCTCGGCCCAGGCGCTGTCGGCCTCGGTGGGCGGCATCGTCGCCCACTTCGTCTCGTGGCGCGTGATGTTCGTGGGCTACGGCGCCCTGACGCTCGTGCCCGCGCTCCTCATGTTCAGGCTCGATCCAGCGCGCCCGGAGACGCCGCCCGAGGCGCACGACTCCGCCGTCCGCTTCGTGGACCTGCTGATGGACCGGCGTGCCGTCGCCGTGTACCTCGTCGTCTCCGCCGAGGCGTTCTTCCTCTGGGGCGGCTACTCGTATCTGGGCGCCTTCGCGGCGCGCCGCCACGGGTTCGACCAGCTCCAGGTGGGGTTGGTGCTGGCGCTATTCGGGCTGGGGACGATGATCGGCGGACTGCTCGTGCCGCGCCTCCAGCGCGTCCTGTCCGAGAACGCGCTGGTCCGCGCGGGGGGGCTCACGATGGGGGCCGGCTTCGCCGCCCTGATCCCGCGCTGGCCCTGGCCGGTGTACGCCTGCGCCATGCTGGCCCTGGGGCTCGGCTACATGGCGTTGCACACGACGCTGCAGCTCCGCGGCACGGAGATCGCCCCGGCGGCGCGCGGCAAGGCCTTCTCCCTCTTCGCCCTGTTCCTCTTCTCGGGCTCGGCGCTGGGCACGGCGCTCTTCGGCCGGCTCACCGACGCCGGGCGCGACGATCTCCTGTGGGGGCTCTGCGCGGGCGGCCTCGCGCTGGTCGGCCTCCTCGCCGCGCGACCCCTGGCCGGGGCCCGGCCGTGA
- a CDS encoding GAF domain-containing protein, translated as MLAPVSPMTWLLPPLMGVAAYLAAHHLWIWLARREPLHLWVAAWSTTSVVYIVSHYVQLVPGRPGQIVLGGRLAWTSAAILIVIFIGLSHALAGHPQPRRLMWAAGAVTAALLAVIWGTALLVTDRTYVRTDLLGFPQPTPVPGPLVPAFVPLILAAFGYVWHRLGLAGMEAGERRFNRVALVVYALLGLNDVLHEGRLIQSVRVFDFAFVAVGAGLTHVLVKRYARLSARLEEEVAAQTREAHVRRAEMTALAVDNTRLYEAARRRLRESEALQNVSHVLAETGDLTETVRRVAREAARALEADMVGVYLADDEGSVLRPVAGYHVPPDRLRDFLQFPFPVRGHRAVEEAQETGQPVWSSDAETDARIDRESWQRFPHRSSLFVPMGSREALLGGIFAVWWEERREATPEDLRLALAIGHHASAIIEKARLYEALARRLERMETLTRLSRILSSSLERNTVLREIARAAAQLMNVPAASFWLADEAAQSIELIGFSDPALEADWPIRVLRFHDGVLGWVATQRRPLHVPDAFADGRFGALEWWRAHGLRSFHGVPVLHEGALLAVLSLNGTEPFRLGPEDEALLGAFVAQAAVAIRNASLYEAEGQARHTAEAALADVKQLQGLLPICAYCKKIRNDSNYWQSIEAYLGERSQATFSHGICPDCRERIVKPALERWRRGEDEPA; from the coding sequence ATGCTGGCCCCGGTTTCTCCCATGACCTGGCTTCTCCCTCCGCTGATGGGCGTGGCGGCGTACCTCGCCGCCCACCACCTGTGGATCTGGCTCGCCCGCCGCGAGCCACTGCACCTCTGGGTGGCCGCCTGGAGTACCACCAGCGTCGTCTACATCGTGAGCCACTACGTCCAGCTGGTCCCCGGCCGACCCGGGCAGATCGTGCTCGGCGGGCGGCTGGCCTGGACGAGCGCCGCCATCCTCATCGTGATCTTCATCGGGTTGAGCCATGCCCTCGCGGGGCACCCGCAGCCCCGCCGGCTGATGTGGGCGGCAGGGGCCGTCACCGCGGCGCTGCTGGCAGTGATCTGGGGAACCGCGCTCCTGGTCACCGACCGCACGTACGTTCGCACCGATCTGCTCGGCTTCCCGCAGCCGACGCCCGTCCCCGGGCCCCTCGTCCCCGCGTTCGTCCCGTTGATTCTCGCCGCGTTCGGCTATGTCTGGCACAGGCTCGGGCTCGCGGGAATGGAGGCGGGGGAGCGGCGGTTCAACCGCGTGGCCCTGGTCGTGTACGCCCTGCTGGGCCTGAACGACGTGCTTCACGAGGGGCGCCTCATCCAGAGCGTGCGCGTCTTCGACTTCGCCTTCGTCGCGGTCGGCGCCGGCCTCACGCACGTGCTGGTGAAGCGCTACGCGCGCCTCTCCGCCCGCCTCGAGGAGGAGGTGGCGGCCCAGACCCGGGAGGCCCATGTCCGACGTGCGGAGATGACGGCGCTGGCCGTCGACAACACGCGTCTCTACGAGGCCGCCCGGCGCCGGCTTCGAGAGTCAGAGGCCCTGCAGAACGTCAGTCACGTGCTCGCCGAGACCGGGGATCTGACGGAGACGGTGCGGCGCGTGGCCCGGGAGGCGGCCCGCGCGCTCGAGGCGGACATGGTGGGCGTGTACCTGGCCGATGACGAAGGATCGGTCTTGCGGCCCGTGGCGGGCTACCACGTCCCGCCGGATCGCCTCCGGGACTTCCTGCAATTCCCCTTCCCGGTCAGGGGGCATCGCGCCGTGGAGGAGGCGCAGGAGACGGGGCAGCCGGTATGGTCCAGCGATGCCGAGACCGATGCCCGGATCGACCGCGAGAGCTGGCAGCGCTTCCCTCACCGCTCGTCGCTCTTCGTTCCCATGGGGAGCCGGGAGGCGCTGCTCGGGGGCATCTTCGCGGTGTGGTGGGAGGAGCGTCGGGAGGCGACTCCCGAAGACCTGAGGCTCGCGCTGGCCATCGGCCACCACGCGTCAGCGATCATCGAGAAGGCGCGCCTGTACGAGGCGCTCGCCCGGCGGCTCGAGCGGATGGAGACGCTCACGCGGCTCAGCCGCATCCTCTCCTCGTCCCTGGAGCGGAACACCGTGCTCCGCGAGATCGCCCGTGCGGCCGCCCAGCTCATGAATGTCCCCGCCGCCTCCTTCTGGCTGGCCGACGAGGCGGCGCAGAGCATCGAGCTGATCGGCTTCTCGGATCCCGCGCTGGAGGCGGACTGGCCCATCAGGGTGCTCCGCTTCCACGATGGCGTGCTCGGTTGGGTGGCCACTCAGCGGCGACCGCTGCACGTTCCCGATGCGTTCGCCGACGGACGGTTCGGGGCCCTGGAGTGGTGGCGGGCGCATGGCCTCAGGAGCTTTCATGGTGTTCCCGTCCTGCACGAGGGGGCGCTCCTGGCCGTCCTCTCGCTGAACGGCACCGAGCCGTTCCGGCTCGGACCCGAGGACGAGGCGCTGCTCGGCGCCTTCGTGGCCCAGGCGGCCGTGGCCATCCGGAACGCCTCGCTGTACGAGGCCGAGGGGCAGGCGCGCCATACTGCCGAGGCGGCGCTGGCGGACGTGAAGCAGCTTCAGGGCCTGCTTCCTATCTGCGCCTACTGCAAGAAGATCAGGAACGACAGCAATTACTGGCAGAGCATCGAGGCCTATCTCGGCGAGCGCTCCCAGGCCACCTTCAGTCACGGCATCTGCCCCGACTGCCGCGAGCGGATCGTGAAGCCCGCGCTGGAGCGCTGGCGGCGGGGCGAGGACGAGCCGGCCTGA
- a CDS encoding SDR family oxidoreductase, producing MRLGGKVAVVTGGGAGIGEGIVLCMAKEGADIAIPDIQEGNAAAAVKKVQALGRRAISMRCDVTKGAEVQAALDRIRRELGRIDILVNNAGAASAPGMPFTNNSEEDWDRTYAVNLKSVFLTCKTIAPYFIERKAGRIINIASIAGPLAAPTMPPYSVAKGGVITFTRVIAKELAPHGVTVNAICPGVLWTAFWEGLARYIADTNPTFKGMTPRQVFDKRVADLIPMKREQAPEDIGWAAVFLASEEARNITGQALNVDGGSVMH from the coding sequence ATGAGGCTCGGGGGGAAGGTGGCGGTGGTGACGGGTGGCGGCGCGGGGATCGGGGAGGGCATCGTGCTGTGCATGGCGAAGGAGGGCGCGGACATCGCCATCCCCGACATCCAGGAGGGCAACGCGGCGGCGGCCGTGAAGAAGGTGCAGGCGCTGGGACGCCGCGCCATCTCCATGCGGTGCGACGTGACGAAGGGCGCGGAGGTCCAGGCGGCGCTGGACCGCATCCGCCGGGAGCTGGGGCGGATCGACATCCTCGTGAACAACGCCGGCGCGGCCTCGGCGCCGGGCATGCCCTTCACCAACAACAGCGAGGAGGACTGGGACCGGACCTACGCGGTCAACCTCAAGTCGGTCTTCCTCACCTGCAAGACGATCGCGCCCTACTTCATCGAGCGCAAGGCGGGGCGCATCATCAACATCGCCTCCATCGCAGGCCCGCTGGCGGCGCCGACCATGCCGCCGTACTCGGTGGCCAAGGGCGGCGTCATCACCTTCACGCGCGTCATCGCCAAGGAGCTGGCGCCGCACGGGGTGACGGTGAACGCCATCTGCCCCGGCGTGCTCTGGACGGCCTTCTGGGAGGGGCTCGCCCGGTACATCGCCGACACGAACCCCACCTTCAAGGGCATGACGCCGCGCCAGGTCTTCGACAAGCGCGTGGCCGACCTCATCCCCATGAAGCGCGAGCAGGCGCCGGAGGACATCGGCTGGGCGGCGGTGTTTCTCGCCAGCGAGGAGGCGCGGAACATCACGGGGCAGGCGCTGAACGTCGACGGCGGCTCCGTGATGCACTGA
- a CDS encoding N-acetylmuramic acid 6-phosphate etherase translates to MAASRYDRVITERADPRTRALDRLSPLQIARVMNRADREAVRAAGRAAPSIARAVDLILRALGGGGRLFFVGAGTSGRLGVLEAAECPPTFGILTSQVQAVMAGGRRAIFRSKEGAEDDARDGARQMRRRLRAGDVVAGISASGTARFVLGALAEARRRRAATILVTCNPRIGRRVAQVVIVLETGPEVLAGSTRLKAGTATKLALNTLTTATFARMGHILGNRMIMVQPRSAKLRARAVGLVGHFGQVSRREAERLLAETRGSTLVAITMARSKVTLRGHRRPPRA, encoded by the coding sequence ATGGCGGCGAGTCGCTACGACAGGGTGATCACGGAGCGGGCCGATCCGCGCACGCGGGCGCTGGATAGACTGTCGCCGCTCCAGATCGCGCGGGTGATGAACCGCGCCGACCGCGAGGCGGTGCGGGCCGCCGGCCGCGCGGCGCCCTCCATTGCGCGCGCGGTGGATCTCATCCTGCGAGCGCTGGGCGGCGGCGGCCGGCTCTTCTTCGTGGGCGCGGGCACGAGCGGCCGCCTCGGCGTGCTCGAGGCCGCCGAGTGCCCGCCCACCTTCGGCATCCTGACCTCCCAGGTCCAGGCGGTGATGGCCGGCGGGCGCCGGGCGATATTCCGCTCGAAGGAGGGCGCCGAGGACGATGCGCGGGACGGCGCGCGGCAGATGCGGCGGCGCCTCCGCGCGGGGGACGTCGTGGCGGGGATCAGCGCCAGCGGCACCGCGCGCTTCGTCCTCGGGGCGCTCGCCGAGGCGCGGCGGCGCCGCGCGGCCACGATCCTCGTCACGTGCAATCCGCGCATCGGCCGTCGGGTCGCCCAGGTCGTGATCGTGCTCGAGACGGGGCCGGAGGTGCTCGCCGGCTCCACGCGGCTCAAGGCCGGGACGGCCACCAAGCTTGCGCTCAACACGCTCACCACCGCCACCTTCGCGCGGATGGGCCACATCCTCGGCAACCGCATGATCATGGTCCAGCCCCGCTCGGCCAAGCTCCGCGCCCGCGCCGTGGGCCTGGTCGGCCACTTCGGCCAGGTGAGCCGGCGCGAGGCCGAGCGGCTCCTGGCGGAGACGCGAGGGAGCACGCTGGTCGCCATCACCATGGCGCGGTCGAAGGTGACGCTTCGCGGGCATCGCCGTCCCCCGCGCGCTTGA